One window of Sardina pilchardus chromosome 2, fSarPil1.1, whole genome shotgun sequence genomic DNA carries:
- the hand2 gene encoding heart- and neural crest derivatives-expressed protein 2, whose amino-acid sequence MSLVGGFPHHPVMHHDGYSFAAAAAASRCHEENPYFHGWLISHPEMSPPDYSMAPSYSPDYSTGPPGMDHSHYGSVPGAGSVGMGPRPVKRRPTANRKERRRTQSINSAFAELRECIPNVPADTKLSKIKTLRLATSYIAYLMDILDKDEQNGEAEAFKAEFKKTDAKEDRRKKEMSEILKSSGSSNDKKTKGRTGWPQHVWALELKQ is encoded by the exons ATGAGTTTAGTTGGTGGATTCCCTCACCATCCGGTGATGCATCACGACGGCTACTCTTTTGCTGCCGCGGCAGCTGCCAGCCGCTGTCACGAAGAAAACCCGTACTTTCACGGTTGGCTCATAAGCCACCCGGAGATGTCGCCACCTGACTACAGTATGGCACCCTCCTATAGCCCCGACTACTCCACCGGGCCGCCCGGGATGGACCACTCTCATTACGGAAGTGTTCCTGGGGCTGGCTCCgtcggaatgggaccccggccAGTGAAGCGGAGACCCACGGCGAACCGCAAGGAGAGGCGCAGGACGCAGAGCATCAACAGCGCTTTTGCAGAACTCAGGGAGTGCATTCCCAATGTACCCGCGGACACGAAGTTGTCTAAAATCAAAACTCTCCGCTTGGCTACGAGCTATATTGCCTACCTCATGGACATTCTGGATAAAGACGAGCAAAACGGGGAGGCAGAGGCCTTCAAAGCGGAATTCAAAAAGACAGACGCAAAGGAAGACAggcgaaagaaagaaatg AGTGAAATTTTGAAAAGTTCAGGGAGCAGCAATGACAAGAAAACCAAAGGACGAACTGGCTGGCCGCAGCACGTCTGGGCTTTGGAACtgaaacagtga